Within bacterium, the genomic segment AAGGAAAGACAATTCCTGTATATAAAGAAATATTGGGGGATTTAGAAACGCCTGTCTCTTGTTTTTGTAAGGTAAGGGGTGAGTATTCATATCTTTTAGAGAGTGCAGAGAGTGAAGAGCGTATTGGAAGATACTCAATTATTGGAGTAAATCCAAGGGTGTTTTTTAAGATTGAGAAAGATATTGTTGAAATTTCAAAGGATGGAAAAAAAAAGATAAAAAAAACAGAGGAAAATCCCCTTCTTTTTCTTAAGGAGATAATTAACTCATATAAGACAATCCAAATTGATGGTCTTCCAAGATTCTTTGGTGGTGCGGTTGGATTTATCGGCTATGATTATATAAGGTTTATTGAAGACCTTCCTTCCAGAAAAAGGGATTCTCTTAAAATTCCCACCGCATTTTTTGTCATAACAGAGAATAATGTAATCTTTGACCATTTTAACCACACAATAAAGATTATAGCATCTATTCCCATTGAGAAAAGCCCTGATGAAACATATGAGACAGCAATAGAATCCATAGAAAGGTTGGAGGAGAAGCTAAAAAAGCCCATTGATTTACTTCAAGAAAAAATAAAAAGCTGTAAGGAAGAATTTGAAACAAGCAAAGAAGATTATGTAAAAATGGTAGAGAGAGCAAAGGAGTATATAAAAGCAGGCGATATTTTTCAGGTTGTTCTTTCCCAGAGAATAAAGAGAAAAACATCTGTTTCACCTGTTTCCATATACCGTGCCCTTCGGCACATAAATCCATCTCCCTATATGTTCCTTTTGGATTTTTCCGATTATAAGCTTATTGGTTCATCCCCTGAGCTTTTGGTAAAGCTAGAAGATGGCATTTGTGAGACAAGGCCTATTGCAGGAACAAGGAAAAGGGGAAAAACAGAGGAGGAGGATAAAAGATTGGAAGAAGAGCTTTTAGATGACCCTAAAGAGAAAGCAGAGCATATTATGCTAGTGGATCTGGGAAGGAATGACTTAGGAAGGGTATGTGATTTTAACTCTGTTTGTGTTTCTTCCTTTATGAATGTTGAAAAATATTCCCATGTAATGCACATTGTAAGCATGGTTTGTGGAAAAATAAAAAAAGGGCTTTCTGGATTTGAGCTTTTATCTGCCTCATTTCCCGCAGGCACACTAACCGGCGCTCCAAAGATAAGGGCTTGTGAGATAATTGATGAGCTTGAGCCAAAGAGAAGGGGAATATATGGAGGGTGCGTTGGGTATTTTGGCTTCTCGGGAAATATGGATACAGCAATCACCATAAGGACAATCTTGCTTCATAAAGGGATTGCTTATATCCAAGCAGGAGCTGGCATAGTTTCCGATTCAGACCCAGAGAGGGAATATGAGGAATCTTTGAATAAAGCAGATTGCTGTCTTTCTGCTATATCCCTTGCAGAGAAAGGGTTTATTTTATAAGATTTTCAAGCCTTTTTACCCTTTCTATAAGCTTGGGTAGCCTTTGGATAAGGCCATGAAGCCTTTTTTCTTCTCTGTGGTCTTTGGCAGGAAAACCAGAGACAATTTTTTCGGAAGGAATATCCTTTGTTACACCGCTTCTTGCCGCTATGGTTGTTTGGCTTCCTATCTTTATATGGTCTGAGATTCCAGCCTGTCCAGCTATAACTACATTATCGCCTATAACTACAGAGCCTGATATGCCAACCTGGGCAACAATGATGCAATTCTTTCCTATAATGCAATTATGGGCAATATGAACCAGATTATCTATCTTTGTCCCTTTTCCTATTATTGTATCCTTTGTTGTTCCCCTGTCAATTGTTGTATTTGCCCCTATTTCAACCTCATCCTTTATTAAAACCCCTCCCTTATGGGGCATCTTTACATTCTTTCCATTATCTTTGATATAGCCAAAGCCATCAGAGCCGATAACAACTCCAGAATGGATAATCACACTATCTCCAATTTTTGCATTCATTATAACAGCCCTTGGGTAGACAATCGTCCCTTTTCCAATTGTAACATTCATTCCAATATAAACATTGGGGTAGATAATTGCTCCTTCTTCTATCTTTGCTCCATTTTCAATCACAGCAAAGTCTCCAATGGCTACATTATCTCCAATCTTGGCATTTTCTGAAATGCTTGCCTTTTTGCTTATTCCACAAGGGTGTTTAATTGATGAAAAAATAGAAAGCAATTTAGAGAAGGCAAGCTTTGGATTATCAACCAAGATAACCGGGATGGATATTCCTTCCCCTTTTTCCTTTAGAATAATGGCAGAGGCTTTTGTATCTTTTACCTTACCTCCATTAAGGCTAAAGGTAATCTCCCCTTTTTCTGCATCCTCAATAGAGCTTACACCCTCTATCTCTATATCTTCACCAATAAGCTTACCTTTAAGAATTTTGACAATTTCCTTAAGCCTCATTTTAATATCTTACGCTTCTTAAGATAGATTGGTCAAGGTGTTATGTGTTTATTTGGTATCTTGAATCTTAAATTCTATAAAAACCTTGCTAAATAATGGTTAAGTAGATAAAATAAGGCTATGTCTGATTGTGGCATATTTGGGGCTTTTGGTTTGCAAGATGCGGCTTTTTCTACATACTTAGGGCTATTTGCCCTCCAACATAGGGGTCAGGAATCTTGTGGAATTATATCATCTGATGGCAATTCCTTCTATCTCCATCGCCAAATGGGTCTTGTCTCTTCACTTGATAAAAATGATTTAAATAAGCTTACCGGAGATAAGGCAATTGGACACATAAGGTATTCAACCGCTGGGCTTTCAAGGATAGAGGAGGCACAACCATTTCTAATCACATACAATGGAGGCTTACAGATTGGCCTTTGCCACAATGGGAATATAGTAAATAGTGGCCATTTAAGGGGAAGGCTTGAAAGGGAGGGAGCAATATTCCAGACAACATCAGACTCTGAGGTAATTCTCCACAGGATAGCAAGGGCTAAACAAAAGGATTTTCTCCCTGCTTTGGTTTATTCCCTCTCCTTAATAAAAGGTGCATATTCCCTCCTTTTCATTTTGAAGGATAAGCTTGTTGCTGTAAGGGATCCATTTGGCTTTAGACCCCTATCTATGGGAAGAAAAAGGGATGCCTTTTTTATCTCATCCGAGACCTGTGCCTTTTCTCTGGTTGAAGCAGAATACATAAGGGATGTGGAGCCTGGTGAGATTGTTGTAATAGATAAAAATGGCCTAGAATCCTTTAATTTTGTTAAAATTTCTTCCCAGATTGCTATTGATGGAATGCAATATAAAATAGGTGATTATGAGCTTCCCTATAAAATAAGGAATGCATATTGTGTGTTTGAGCATATCTATTTCTCCCGTCCCGATAGCCTTATTTTTGGGGAAAAGCCTTATAGTGTAAGGAAAAGGCTTGGAAGGCAGCTGGCAAAAGAAGCAGGGGTCAAAGCAGATATTGTTATCTCTGTTCCAGATTCAGGAACAATTGCCGGCCTTGGTTATTCAGAGAGCGCAAAGATTCCATTTGAATCTGCCCTCATCCAAAACCATTACATTGGTAGGACATTCATTTATCCAAAGCAAAAGATAAGAAAGGCAGGTGTTGAGATAAAGCTTAACCCTGTCCCTGAGGTATTGCAAGGAAAAAAGGTTGTTGTGGTTGATGATTCAATTGTCAGGGGAACAACCTGTAAAAGGATAATAAAAATGATAAGAAATGCTGGTGCAATTGAGGTTCATCTTAGAATTTCCTCGCCTCCCATAAAATATTCCTGTTTCTATGGCATAGATACACCAAAAAAGGAAGAGCTTATTGCAAACAATAAAGAATTAAAAGAGATAGAGGAATTTATGAATGCGGATTCTGTAAGGTATATTTCTTTGGATGGAATGCTCTCTTGTGTCCAAAACCCAAGCAATTATTGCACAGCTTGTTTTTCTGGAGAATATCCTATTTTATGATTTAGGATTTTTAAAATGTATAAACTAACAGAAAGCGATAAAGCCCTTATAAAAATGGCACTCAAGGAGGATATCGGAGAAAGAGACCTTACATCC encodes:
- the trpE gene encoding anthranilate synthase component I, translating into GKTIPVYKEILGDLETPVSCFCKVRGEYSYLLESAESEERIGRYSIIGVNPRVFFKIEKDIVEISKDGKKKIKKTEENPLLFLKEIINSYKTIQIDGLPRFFGGAVGFIGYDYIRFIEDLPSRKRDSLKIPTAFFVITENNVIFDHFNHTIKIIASIPIEKSPDETYETAIESIERLEEKLKKPIDLLQEKIKSCKEEFETSKEDYVKMVERAKEYIKAGDIFQVVLSQRIKRKTSVSPVSIYRALRHINPSPYMFLLDFSDYKLIGSSPELLVKLEDGICETRPIAGTRKRGKTEEEDKRLEEELLDDPKEKAEHIMLVDLGRNDLGRVCDFNSVCVSSFMNVEKYSHVMHIVSMVCGKIKKGLSGFELLSASFPAGTLTGAPKIRACEIIDELEPKRRGIYGGCVGYFGFSGNMDTAITIRTILLHKGIAYIQAGAGIVSDSDPEREYEESLNKADCCLSAISLAEKGFIL
- the lpxD gene encoding UDP-3-O-(3-hydroxymyristoyl)glucosamine N-acyltransferase — protein: MRLKEIVKILKGKLIGEDIEIEGVSSIEDAEKGEITFSLNGGKVKDTKASAIILKEKGEGISIPVILVDNPKLAFSKLLSIFSSIKHPCGISKKASISENAKIGDNVAIGDFAVIENGAKIEEGAIIYPNVYIGMNVTIGKGTIVYPRAVIMNAKIGDSVIIHSGVVIGSDGFGYIKDNGKNVKMPHKGGVLIKDEVEIGANTTIDRGTTKDTIIGKGTKIDNLVHIAHNCIIGKNCIIVAQVGISGSVVIGDNVVIAGQAGISDHIKIGSQTTIAARSGVTKDIPSEKIVSGFPAKDHREEKRLHGLIQRLPKLIERVKRLENLIK
- the purF gene encoding amidophosphoribosyltransferase; amino-acid sequence: MSDCGIFGAFGLQDAAFSTYLGLFALQHRGQESCGIISSDGNSFYLHRQMGLVSSLDKNDLNKLTGDKAIGHIRYSTAGLSRIEEAQPFLITYNGGLQIGLCHNGNIVNSGHLRGRLEREGAIFQTTSDSEVILHRIARAKQKDFLPALVYSLSLIKGAYSLLFILKDKLVAVRDPFGFRPLSMGRKRDAFFISSETCAFSLVEAEYIRDVEPGEIVVIDKNGLESFNFVKISSQIAIDGMQYKIGDYELPYKIRNAYCVFEHIYFSRPDSLIFGEKPYSVRKRLGRQLAKEAGVKADIVISVPDSGTIAGLGYSESAKIPFESALIQNHYIGRTFIYPKQKIRKAGVEIKLNPVPEVLQGKKVVVVDDSIVRGTTCKRIIKMIRNAGAIEVHLRISSPPIKYSCFYGIDTPKKEELIANNKELKEIEEFMNADSVRYISLDGMLSCVQNPSNYCTACFSGEYPIL